The window TCCGGTCTCGGCCGGCGCACTGCGAGTTTTAAAAACTCGGTGAGTATAGCGTTAAGTAATAGCGATAATGTCCAGCCTAATATTGCTTGCGTTGTTTCTATGTAATTTTTCGTTGCAATCAGCGGCGTGCAGAATATCACAAGTGGAATGCATATCGTTATCACTATCATTGCACATGGAGATATGTAGGAGTCCTTTCTAcactttttatattcatttatcatTTCCTCTTCAGTGATGTAACGTGCTTGTGGCTGACATTTCAAATGCATCAAAACGAGTACAATCAATAATAACACACGCACTAATATTTCTGTTAGTAAATTCGGTAAAACTGACCGAGTGTTTCGTATGAGGAactggtaaaataaaataatagaatccatagaatataattaattataaataacgatCTACTTAGAtgcaaatttttataatatatgattcgTTATCATAACATTTATTGACGTCTTACGTGACGTTTATATCTAATGCCatacgtttatatataatttatcctgCATGGTGttgattttattaagaaaacaattaCTATAGTCTCGATTTTGGTTCTGTGAAAAGGGACGGAAATGTGTAACGGGAAGCTGGGATGCGCGCGCTATTTGATTAGACCAATGAGCGCGTTGCTGCAGTTGATTGTCAAATGTTAGCAACCCGAAAGGgcatatgtttattattgtttattgcgACTGTaagacgtttttatttatttatctttggaGAGTATGACTATACTTCAAACCCTCTGTGTCTTTTATTTGCGGAGAGATGTATCACGTGACCGTTCAACACTTCGTATCGTACAgggccctgattctgtatgccacCGAAAACGCAAACGCGCTTGTAACGAGCTCGCGACGCGTTTTTGGCTAAAAACGGTATTCCGAATGCCACTGTCAAATCAAAAACTATACCTAGGGTTGTTTAAATCGCGTCTTTAACTcgttttgaaatgtcaaaattacaCGCTTTCAATCTCCGTGTTTTGACGAAACGCGAATGTCATTTgacataaaaattgaaataaatatgtttttaatgtgatttataaattatatttatagtttttatatttagttaaaaaagtgttcatgttcattttatgttacaaaaatataaaggtgataaaaaaaaatttaccacACGTATGTGCGATTAAAAGGCTTAGAAAAATCAACATATGCTTTAAAAATGAAGTGTGCATTAATATGTGAGATATAACAATACTCGCTAACAGttttataatctaaattgaCTGATTAATAgaagaaaaatatcaaaacattaagaCCAAAACCATTTAATATCCATGCAAGAATGTTAAGACGAGACAAAGAAGATGAGGTAACGAAGACTTTCTACGTAATAATGGGCAGTGTATTAAACTAAACctatttttataagagatgGTGATGATCCACAGGAAAAAGGAATACCACTAACTTTAAAACAACTGCGTGaaagtgaataaattattttacataaaactcaTAAAAAGGTGACTAGTtttagtagaaaaatatatgtgtttacTTAGCCACTACATTTCTATCATAATGAAACTAAGTAAGTTGATATAAGGTTTTGATcttgtatttcaataataaaataaatgtaagagaATCAATGTAGACTTTAACtccttaaacaaaaaataaataaggcaaaattatgtcatattaaaaatgcaatattattattttttaaaaaattataattttctttttatgtgtttaaattgagaaaaatattttaaatgtttgttgtatacataaatttatataaaaaatataactaggcatatgtaaaaatattctaaataatccatcaatttaaattaatgttaaatcagCTCGtgctaatattatgaaataacaattcgtgtgtaatatagtgttttcttttagattaaaagttactctgctaaatattatcattagtaatatattttataattctgcatttctaataagattatttatttttattgtctcttatcagataaataatatttttatagaaacataattatgcaaaattttaaagtaaagcaATCCTTTTTGTTAccctatgttattttaaaaatttctatcTATTTGTGTTGTACAcagtttataactttattttcttaataaaatacaaattaaatttctgttttaaattatataactgtattGATTCATTGCAGTTTGACATTACCTATTTacctaattattaacatatctagaagtaataaaataattccaaaaaaccattttctttattttacttaggtataatataaatagtatagtatagtataattaaaataaatattaataaaagaatcagaaaaatatatatttgacttaaaatatatttatttgttaaagcaATTTTACATAAGTACATTTGCATTCATTAAACTAATAGATTTCCAATCTCATTTCCTCTTTTGAACTGATTGGgaaataatatttcagaaaCAATGCTTgtgatattttgacattacaaAGTAATCCTTCCATTCCTTAGaagttacatatttatttaacaaattattaatttgaaactaaTTCCATTTTATTCTCATTCTCAGTTGATTTCATACCAACGTAATGTATATGTAAGATTGGCACAGAACACTTAAAGTATTCTGTAGTTGTTCTTCCCTACTTCAACTCATCATCTAATGTCAGTGTGTCCAAGGGTAGCTTAGCTAGCACTGTCCAATCTTTTCACAACAGtccttattcataaattaatatgttgagTGTCTAAAAGAAATGAgcgatatttatattaaggtttaggttaggttataatGTATTAAGGTTAGATTTGAAATAGGTActtcaataaattcaattctAGGTAAAATATCATTTACCTTTATAGATAACCATGTTACTGCTGGTATAGAGCCACCTTTAAACCATATACTGGAATATTTTAAGTTCGTACTGCAGTATAATATGGAAATCGAATTGATAATATCCAATACGTTAACGAAAAGGCGAAAAGTTAAAGATGTGTCTCGAATCGACTGTGCATCCATTCCATTTGAATATATCTTATCACTTTGGTCAATTGAATCGTTTGCTAAGAGAAATTTAATGAaggtttaagaaaaaaactatttttgagtaaatattatttttatgacatgtttacatttaatttgacatttttgttaataatgacGTCTGTCTTCATTTCCATACGTTCCGAAcaacttagaaaaaaatatatattgatttaattttttaaaatatttgtattaattggattgaattatatttttaccgctagcatttataaatatacaagttttcgtattattttattttcaaatatttggcattagataaataaaaattaataaatttacttagaaaaaaaccggtaaatttatattaaaataaaggaaatgaaTCGGAATGTACTTTGTGTAATCTCTCAAAAAAGCATAGACAAATTCTCTTATGGCATACAGAATAccattttaaaaaaacgtaaCTCGGCGTGTCACGAAAAGACGTTTGCGTTTCTTAGTTTGTTATTACGTCACTCGTTTCGACTCGTTACGAATTgtggcatacagaatcagggcccTGCACTGATTTATTAAGCAACACAGTGATTGTACCGTGATTAGCGCGTTtcgattatgaaaaaaatactaattaaagtaATCTGCAAAAATATTCCGAAGACTTCCTTAGTGTTGTGTAacttaattattcaatatatcgaaaacaaacatattatgaGAGATAGCTTAGGTAatggttataataataaagaatgtcctttaataatttatttttactacctgtaattgttgttaaatgattttttgCAGAAAATAAGGAATAGTTTTTCCGCAAAGTATTGTGGaaaacattgaataaatattaatcaaaataagcctatatattaggttggggaaaaagtcttttcgcatatagtatgtatgaacttgtaataaaatctctttggctataccatttgtatctggctggttttggtatcattaaaaagttttaattttaaagaaggcacttccaatttcaaattaggaatttttttgattttcatttgtttttgttgttgttaaaatgagtgaatctaaagaagaaattcgatacattttaaaattttactataaaaaaggtaaaaatgcaactcaagccgcgaaaaaaatgtctgatgtttatggacctaatgcagtatctgtaagagtagcgcaagtttggttttgagcgttttcaagccggaaattttgatatcaaagatgtatctcgctctggtcgccctgttacggacaaaattgatgccatttttgaaaaagtggagcaagatcggcatattagtagttacgatgtagctgaagaactggcaattgaccacaaaacggttttgactcatttgaataaagctgggtacacaaaaaagctcgatatatgggtgcctcatgaactcactgaaagaaacctaatgaaccgtgtactcatttgtgattctttattacgacgtaatgaaaccgaaccatttttgaagaagctgataactggtgatgaaaagtggatcacatacgacaagaccgtgcgaaaaagatcgtggtcaaaggccggtcaagcttcacagactgtggcaaaacccggattaactcgcaacaaggtaatgctgtgtgtatggtgggattgtaattcattatgagctgttaccggcaggaccatcgattcagaactgtattgcgaacaattgatgagattgaagcaagaaattgagagaaagcggccagaattgatcaacagaaggggtgtggtttttcaccacgacaacgctagacctcacacatctttagccactcaacaaaaattacgaaagTTTGGCTgagaggtattaatgcatccgccgtatagtcctgaccttgcaccttcagattttcatctgtttcggtctctgcagaattccttaggcagtgtcaggttaacatcacgagaggactgccaaaaccacttgtcgcagtttttcgatcagaaaccccaaaatttttacagcaatgggatcatgtcactaccaacaagatggcaaaaagttatggaacaaaatggcacctacatactttagtcaaatgtaaataaactataaaaaaaactttttgaattttcatataaaatgcgaagaaactttttccccaacctattatatacatttaaatatatttacaatttatctcgtgcacggcggtgGAGGAAATAGTAGGAAACCTGTCTTGTTTCTGTTGATCAAACGTATCCACTAATACGCAATTACAGAGTAGTGTAATTCGTTCGAAAAAACCTTCTCACAAGACGGGACCTTAGCCCAACATTGGGACTGCGTTTTACAGTTTTACATGCCATAATATATCTAGTAATATAACTagtttatattgttattgtcGTAAGTAAAAAACATGAACGCTAATTTCTAccaaaaaaatttcaaatttgcgGTGTGACAAAGAAAGGTCATATTTAATACTGAATTTTATTGCTTATGAAAACATTAGTGTAATAACTTCACGGTAACATAAACAATTTTACTATAGATCTATATTTCTCCGTCACGAGAAGTTTAGTCCACAGTTGCGTAActatataatctaatatatCTCTATTGAGGAAATTGGAAATTTAGTTCTAAGGAAATTGGTAGCGCTGTTTGATCATTGTTATTTACGGCAATATCATTATCTCGAACCACATTGCGTGTAAACTTTTCTGTAAACGCTACCCACTACACGCTGGATACACTTTGATTAGTTAGTTGTGTTAAAAATCTCGCAATTATAGTGAGCCGAGATGCCCAGTggtgaacgcgtgcatcttaaccgatgattgcaggttcaaacccaggcaaacaccactgaatttccatgtgcttaattcatattataattcaactcgtgctcggcggtgatggaaaacattgtgaggaaacct is drawn from Vanessa cardui chromosome Z, ilVanCard2.1, whole genome shotgun sequence and contains these coding sequences:
- the LOC124543336 gene encoding phospholipid phosphatase 5-like; amino-acid sequence: MDSIILFYQFLIRNTRSVLPNLLTEILVRVLLLIVLVLMHLKCQPQARYITEEEMINEYKKCRKDSYISPCAMIVITICIPLVIFCTPLIATKNYIETTQAILGWTLSLLLNAILTEFLKLAVRRPRPDFFYRCFPNGLDDVEFSIGRVSDIIDGRKSFPSGHTSFAFCSLGFLSLWLKEITRGNRGTHAVCLFPLILASIIGTSRCIDNHHHWQDVIAGGVIGFVISYICYKLYCKSSDSRI